CGCGGTTTCGAATTCCGGGAAGCCGGAGAGATTCTGATGTTGGAGGAACTCCTCGTAGATCGAGCGGGCTTTGGCCCCGTCTCCCAATTTCTCGTAACAGCCTGCGTTAGCGGCGTAGGCCTTCGCGACCCACGGCAAATACAGGCGATAGCCCATGTAGACTTTCTCGTAATAGGCGATGGCTTTGGGCAGGTTTCCGGCCTGACTCTCGATCTGACCAAGCGCGAAAATGCTGGACGCCGTCGCCTCGCCTCGCCATTCGCGGGTGGACGCCACCGCCTCGAACAACGCCCGGGCCTCGTCAAAGCGCCCCAGCGCGAACAGGGTATTCGCCTTGCCGAGGGTCGCCTCCTTCAACTTCGCGCGAGCTCCGCTCTTCTCGAGAGCGGTCTGGAAATGCCTCAACGCCTCCGTGAGCCGGCCTTCGTTCAAGGCGATCTGGCCGAGACCCACATCGGTGTATTCCCGGTAGCTGCTCTTGGGAAACGACTTTTCCAGACGCTCGTAATACGCGGTCGCCCGCCGGGAGTCTCCCTTGCCGAGGAGAAAGTCTCCGGTGAATGCCAGCAACGCCGGGCTGAGCACATCCGGCTTGTAGGCATTGGCGAGCGTCGTCATGGCGGCTTCGCTTCCGCCTTCGTCCTTGAACTCCCGGCAAAGTTCCGCCTTTGCGTAGAGAAGGCGGGCTTGCGTCACCGGAGTCTTGTCCTCGCTCACCTCCGCCATCAGCCGGTCAAACTCGCGCTGAGGTTCCGGGCGCTTGCCCGTCTGGTCGGGTCGCATTCGCACACAAAGCGTCACGAGCTGCGCAATCAATTCCTCCACGGTTTCCCGGCGCACGTCGGCGATCGTGAGGAGGATGGCGTCGGCCACATACTGGCGAGCCTCGTCGGCGCGGCCCAGGCGGGCCTTGGCCTGGGTCACGGCAGAGATCCCTGCCAGCACGGAAGGGTGGGACGGATGGCGGCTGACGAAGTCGCTGAACACGGCCTCGATGCGTTTCCAGTCCTTCTTCTGCTGGAGCAACTTCCTCATCGCAAATAGCGAGTAACCAATCACGCCGTCGTTTTTGCCCAGATTGTAGGCTTGCTGATAGGCGTCGATCGCCTCGTCGATCTGGTCGTTCTCGGCGAGGGCGTCGGCTTTCAAGGCGATGACTTCCGCGGAAAGCTGGGCGCCGGGATAGTCTTTCATCCATTGGTCGCAGTCGGCGATGACCTCCGCATATTTGGACGCGCTGAATTTGCAGACTCCCAGCCGGTAGCGAGCGTCCGGGACGAAAAATCCATCCGGATAGGTCTTCAGATAATCGTTCAGGGAAGTTGTTGCCGCGTCATAATCTCCCGAGAGAAGCTGGCAAAGGCCGATGCGAAACCGGGATTCCTCCACGAATTGACCGCTCGGAAAATCGGTCAGATACCGACGGTAATCGTTGAGCGCCACCTCATACTTGCCCTGGGCGAAGCGGCTGTTCCCGAGAAAAAACCGGATCTGTTCCGTAAATTTGCTGTTCGGTTGCTCCTTGAGCATCCTTCCGAAATAAGTCTCCGCCGCCACGGGATCGTTCGCCGTTAGCGCGGTCGTGCCCAGCAGGTAACCGATCGCATCCGCGTTTGGGTGGTCGGGAAACTCGTTCAGATACAGCTCGGCATAGCGCC
This Chthoniobacterales bacterium DNA region includes the following protein-coding sequences:
- a CDS encoding tetratricopeptide repeat protein; the protein is MILLGLLASSNAPAQAPAGFPAPETAPAASGIPLQKAYQDGAAAFARGDYATAAPLLETVVSQAPPEARIEVVYLTLAAAYMRSEQYAPATETLRKFLERYPSSPSRNEAMVSLGFAALKSGNFEAAIAGYKQLEANPKFRERALLGEGKVYLESQQYDRAVEILRLLVGTGVKNAWQAEGLLLLADSYARGKAYDKAIATLGQLRKNVGYLPNIFRLNTMAFRLGDQLLNEKKADLALGAYEVVLSKQRVIELQEAGLQNMQKQLADNALTMRTDPSKVAELMGQNTFLSQSISEASRMLTEYRNTPDFSSAHLLRLARAYAETKQHWEALAIYGEFLRRYPEDPERQEALYGITVESAEAGRIAETRRYAELYLNEFPDHPNADAIGYLLGTTALTANDPVAAETYFGRMLKEQPNSKFTEQIRFFLGNSRFAQGKYEVALNDYRRYLTDFPSGQFVEESRFRIGLCQLLSGDYDAATTSLNDYLKTYPDGFFVPDARYRLGVCKFSASKYAEVIADCDQWMKDYPGAQLSAEVIALKADALAENDQIDEAIDAYQQAYNLGKNDGVIGYSLFAMRKLLQQKKDWKRIEAVFSDFVSRHPSHPSVLAGISAVTQAKARLGRADEARQYVADAILLTIADVRRETVEELIAQLVTLCVRMRPDQTGKRPEPQREFDRLMAEVSEDKTPVTQARLLYAKAELCREFKDEGGSEAAMTTLANAYKPDVLSPALLAFTGDFLLGKGDSRRATAYYERLEKSFPKSSYREYTDVGLGQIALNEGRLTEALRHFQTALEKSGARAKLKEATLGKANTLFALGRFDEARALFEAVASTREWRGEATASSIFALGQIESQAGNLPKAIAYYEKVYMGYRLYLPWVAKAYAANAGCYEKLGDGAKARSIYEEFLQHQNLSGFPEFETARKRLAEMTQG